A genomic region of Ensifer adhaerens contains the following coding sequences:
- a CDS encoding DUF5309 domain-containing protein: MAALANTFQTTSAKGNREQLSDVVSRITPEDTPIYSLIEKGTTKGVHPEWETDELAAPSANIKTEGDEYTFGAITPPARLGNYTQILRKDWIISATQEAVENAGNAEKRKYQKLKKGVEIRKDVEFAIVDTNASVGGATREFGSLNTWITSNVSRGATGANGGFNSGTGLTVAPTDGTQRAFTKPILDSIMQQGYQNGANFRHVSVSPYVKSVFVTFMSDSNVAPFRYAVSKGGERNTIVATADYYEGPFGTVMIHPNRVQATGAQQARNAFFIDPDMLSFLWLRKIQEDKEVAKTGDADKGVLIGEGTLKVHNEKGLGVAADIFGLTAAS; the protein is encoded by the coding sequence ATGGCCGCATTGGCTAACACCTTCCAGACCACGAGCGCCAAGGGCAATCGTGAACAGCTTTCCGACGTGGTGTCCCGCATCACGCCGGAAGATACCCCGATCTACTCGCTGATCGAGAAGGGCACCACAAAGGGTGTGCATCCCGAATGGGAAACGGATGAGCTCGCCGCTCCGTCCGCGAACATCAAGACCGAAGGCGACGAGTACACGTTCGGTGCCATCACGCCGCCGGCTCGCCTTGGCAATTACACCCAGATCCTGCGCAAGGATTGGATCATTTCGGCGACCCAGGAAGCCGTCGAAAACGCGGGGAATGCGGAAAAGCGCAAGTATCAGAAGCTGAAAAAAGGCGTCGAGATCCGCAAGGACGTCGAGTTCGCCATCGTCGACACCAACGCATCGGTTGGTGGCGCTACCCGTGAATTCGGCTCGCTTAACACCTGGATCACCTCGAACGTCTCCCGCGGCGCCACCGGTGCCAACGGCGGCTTCAACTCTGGTACTGGCCTCACCGTCGCGCCGACCGACGGCACCCAGCGTGCGTTCACCAAGCCCATCTTGGATAGCATCATGCAGCAGGGCTATCAGAACGGCGCCAACTTCCGCCACGTCTCGGTTTCGCCCTACGTGAAATCGGTGTTCGTTACCTTCATGTCGGACAGCAACGTCGCCCCGTTCAGATATGCCGTTTCCAAGGGCGGTGAGCGCAATACCATCGTTGCGACGGCCGACTATTACGAAGGTCCGTTCGGCACGGTCATGATCCACCCGAACCGGGTGCAGGCGACCGGTGCCCAGCAGGCACGCAATGCCTTCTTCATCGATCCGGACATGTTGTCGTTCCTCTGGCTCCGCAAGATCCAGGAAGACAAGGAAGTCGCGAAGACCGGTGATGCCGACAAGGGTGTCCTTATCGGCGAAGGCACCCTCAAGGTCCACAACGAGAAGGGTCTCGGCGTTGCCGCCGACATCTTCGGCCTTACCGCCGCGAGCTAA
- a CDS encoding phage adaptor protein, producing the protein MSTIADYASLLVDAGEYSGRNDVAHLFPRFVGLAELKLNRFLRVAEMEVVAPVTVTNGAGTLPTDFLEAREVKNTNGLPIRAVSLQQLTESYLGRAGIPTGYAIVGSTINVRPVGDGDLTITYYGKIPPLTPANPANWLLEKAPDAYLFALVEEIAIWERDAGKVGAALELKMQALSGLKIGDERSRWGNAQVVVGGPTP; encoded by the coding sequence ATGAGCACCATTGCCGATTATGCCTCGTTGCTCGTCGATGCCGGCGAATACAGTGGCCGCAACGACGTCGCGCACCTCTTCCCGCGGTTCGTCGGTCTCGCAGAGCTGAAGCTCAACCGCTTTCTGCGCGTGGCTGAAATGGAGGTTGTGGCTCCTGTCACCGTCACGAACGGCGCCGGGACGTTACCAACTGACTTCCTCGAGGCGAGAGAGGTCAAGAACACCAACGGACTGCCGATCCGTGCCGTTTCCCTGCAGCAGCTCACGGAAAGCTACCTGGGGCGAGCCGGTATCCCGACCGGTTACGCCATCGTCGGCAGCACGATCAACGTCCGTCCCGTCGGCGACGGTGACCTGACCATCACCTATTACGGCAAGATCCCACCGCTGACGCCCGCGAACCCGGCGAACTGGCTGCTGGAAAAGGCGCCTGACGCGTACCTCTTCGCCCTCGTCGAAGAAATCGCGATCTGGGAACGCGACGCCGGCAAGGTGGGCGCAGCCTTGGAACTGAAGATGCAGGCCCTCTCCGGCCTCAAGATCGGCGATGAGCGCTCGCGCTGGGGCAATGCCCAAGTCGTCGTTGGAGGCCCGACCCCATGA
- a CDS encoding GNAT family N-acetyltransferase, whose product MMLIWGGESAPEVNQAVASFVASQIPGCERGWENFTTLGLVDADRLVAGVVFHNYAPEAGVIELSSASTSRRWLTRPMLKGMFGYPFEQLGCQMVVLRVSERNAVMIEIAQRFGFTAHRIPRLRGRDEAEILFTLTDDEWRTHPVNRR is encoded by the coding sequence ATGATGTTGATCTGGGGCGGCGAAAGCGCGCCAGAGGTCAACCAGGCCGTCGCGTCCTTTGTTGCCAGCCAAATCCCCGGCTGTGAACGTGGGTGGGAGAATTTCACGACCTTGGGGCTCGTCGACGCCGATCGGCTCGTTGCCGGCGTCGTCTTTCACAACTATGCGCCCGAGGCCGGTGTCATCGAACTGTCGTCGGCATCGACCAGCCGGCGCTGGCTCACCCGGCCGATGCTGAAAGGCATGTTCGGCTACCCGTTCGAGCAGCTCGGCTGCCAAATGGTCGTTTTGCGGGTGTCAGAGCGCAACGCGGTCATGATCGAAATCGCCCAGCGCTTCGGCTTCACAGCTCACCGGATTCCCCGGCTTCGCGGTCGGGATGAGGCGGAAATCCTGTTCACTTTAACTGATGACGAATGGCGGACTCACCCCGTCAATCGGAGGTAA
- a CDS encoding tail fiber domain-containing protein: MGKSKAPKAPDPKETAAAQTSTNIGTAIANQTLGNVNQVTPDGALTYSQTGTKQWKDPTNGAMYDLPQYTATQTLSAGQQAIKDQSDKAELNLATLASGQSAKLNELLGKPVDTSGAPAAGDPSKIGLPQYAGYGAGPTLTTSLPNAGNVQSSIAGAGNIQRDVANAGPIKTSLGDTGNITNTYDYSADTSRYENALMERMNPQLAQSRSALETQLANQGLQPGSEAYNRAIDAASRQENDARLGAILNAGQEQSRLAGLARDQATFQNSAQQQNFNQALAAAGLNNQAQAQQYGQNANNMQQANAAQAQQFSQNAAQLEANNAAQNQNFQQGLASAGFGNDAKQQMYQNQNTTTAANNALKDQTFNAQQAQLAAQNNARSQYLNELYAQRNQPINEISSLLSGAQVNNPNFVPTQGVNIPNVDYAGLVQQDYANKVNAYNAKQAGIGSILGGVAGLASLSDERAKKDIKQVGGLYEYRYKGEGKNAPKRIGVMAQEVEKIRPEVVIKGDDGLRRVDYGALFAAGRQK; this comes from the coding sequence ATGGGCAAGTCCAAAGCACCGAAGGCGCCGGATCCGAAGGAGACCGCAGCCGCGCAGACGTCGACCAACATCGGCACAGCGATTGCGAACCAGACGCTCGGCAACGTCAACCAGGTAACGCCCGACGGCGCGCTGACCTATTCGCAGACCGGTACCAAGCAGTGGAAAGACCCGACCAACGGCGCGATGTACGATCTGCCGCAATACACGGCGACACAGACGCTGTCCGCCGGTCAGCAGGCGATCAAGGATCAGAGCGACAAGGCCGAGCTGAACCTCGCGACCTTGGCGTCCGGACAGTCGGCAAAGCTGAACGAGCTTCTTGGCAAGCCGGTGGACACGTCAGGCGCTCCGGCCGCTGGTGACCCTTCTAAGATCGGGCTGCCGCAGTATGCCGGCTATGGTGCGGGGCCGACATTGACGACTTCGCTGCCGAACGCTGGCAATGTTCAGTCTTCCATCGCAGGCGCCGGCAACATCCAGAGGGACGTTGCAAACGCGGGCCCCATCAAGACGTCGCTGGGTGATACAGGCAACATCACGAACACTTACGACTACAGTGCCGACACCTCGCGTTATGAGAACGCGCTGATGGAGCGGATGAACCCGCAGCTCGCACAGAGCCGGTCAGCGCTCGAAACGCAATTGGCGAACCAGGGCCTGCAGCCTGGCTCCGAAGCCTATAACCGCGCGATCGACGCCGCATCCAGGCAGGAGAATGACGCCCGCCTCGGGGCCATCCTCAACGCTGGTCAGGAGCAATCTCGCCTTGCCGGCCTCGCTCGCGATCAGGCGACGTTCCAGAACTCCGCGCAGCAGCAGAACTTTAATCAGGCGCTTGCGGCGGCCGGCCTCAACAACCAGGCGCAGGCGCAGCAGTACGGCCAGAACGCCAACAACATGCAGCAAGCGAACGCCGCGCAGGCCCAGCAGTTTTCGCAGAACGCGGCTCAGTTGGAGGCGAACAACGCGGCGCAGAATCAGAATTTTCAGCAGGGACTGGCATCGGCAGGCTTCGGCAACGACGCGAAACAGCAGATGTACCAGAACCAAAACACCACGACCGCGGCAAACAATGCGCTGAAGGATCAGACCTTTAACGCGCAGCAGGCCCAGCTTGCGGCGCAGAACAATGCCCGGTCGCAGTATCTCAACGAGCTCTACGCCCAGCGCAATCAGCCGATCAACGAGATTTCGAGCCTGCTTTCTGGCGCTCAGGTCAACAACCCGAACTTCGTGCCGACACAAGGGGTGAACATCCCGAATGTCGACTATGCCGGCCTGGTGCAGCAGGACTATGCCAACAAGGTCAACGCCTACAATGCGAAACAAGCTGGCATCGGTTCGATCCTCGGTGGCGTCGCCGGCCTTGCGTCCCTGTCGGACGAACGGGCGAAGAAGGACATCAAACAAGTCGGCGGTCTCTATGAGTACCGCTACAAGGGCGAGGGCAAGAATGCTCCGAAGCGCATCGGCGTCATGGCGCAGGAGGTCGAGAAGATTCGGCCTGAGGTGGTCATCAAGGGCGACGATGGTCTTCGCCGCGTAGATTACGGCGCCCTCTTTGCTGCAGGAAGGCAGAAGTGA
- a CDS encoding gp53-like domain-containing protein: MPRTGGVYSPPAGTKGTPNTTIQSVPYNTWVDDLTADANAARPITAGGTGATSASGARTALGLAIGSDVQAYDAGLQSIAGLTTVADRMIYATGVDAYATTALTPFARTLLDDADAGTVLTTLGVSPYIQFLLNDADSATARATLGVTIGTNVQAYDADLAAIAALISAANKLPYATGTGTWALTDFTAFARTLLDDADASTALTTLGVSTYGKSLIDDADAAAARATLGLGTAATQNTGTSGANVPLLNGNNTHSGTNIFTGSVSVDAAGDRAFYYRSAAGVNRTVTYHDNAAEAFVISLRDTSGVGIRSLTLFQGGNIQWGGNTVWHAGNDGAGSDNDAGKFAGQLPTYYTDIPSRLGYTPVQQGGGAGQGTNKVYVGWSASGLKAQVDVTDLGKIWTDSLAGGAPSSGWVKFPSGLILQSGSTVVSTNASADGSISFPSAFPTACTSVVGVGGDTTVPSTDLKIGALTTTAFNFRAPGAASTPVRVNWIAWGY, encoded by the coding sequence ATGCCCAGAACAGGTGGCGTTTACAGCCCTCCCGCTGGCACCAAAGGCACGCCGAACACGACCATTCAGAGTGTGCCCTACAACACTTGGGTCGATGATCTGACGGCGGACGCCAACGCCGCTCGCCCGATCACGGCAGGCGGTACCGGTGCGACGTCGGCGAGCGGTGCCCGCACGGCGCTTGGCCTCGCAATCGGGTCTGACGTGCAGGCCTACGACGCCGGCTTGCAGTCGATTGCCGGCCTGACGACGGTTGCCGATCGAATGATTTACGCGACCGGCGTCGACGCCTACGCGACGACGGCTCTCACCCCGTTTGCTCGCACGCTGTTGGACGATGCCGACGCCGGTACGGTCCTGACCACTCTGGGTGTCTCCCCATACATTCAATTCCTGCTGAATGACGCCGACTCTGCGACGGCGCGTGCAACGTTGGGGGTGACGATCGGAACAAACGTGCAAGCCTATGACGCGGACCTTGCCGCTATCGCCGCTCTGATCAGCGCGGCGAACAAACTTCCCTATGCAACGGGCACCGGGACTTGGGCTCTGACGGATTTCACCGCATTCGCGCGCACTCTGCTTGACGATGCCGATGCCTCTACAGCTCTCACCACCCTCGGTGTATCGACGTATGGAAAGTCGCTGATCGACGACGCGGACGCAGCAGCAGCCCGCGCCACCCTCGGACTGGGCACGGCGGCAACACAGAACACCGGAACCTCCGGGGCCAACGTCCCGCTATTGAACGGTAACAACACTCATTCCGGTACGAACATTTTCACCGGCAGCGTTTCCGTTGATGCCGCCGGAGACAGGGCTTTTTACTATCGCAGCGCCGCAGGGGTGAACCGTACAGTTACTTACCATGACAACGCCGCGGAAGCCTTTGTAATCAGCCTGCGCGACACGTCTGGGGTAGGGATTCGCAGCCTCACGCTGTTTCAAGGTGGAAACATCCAGTGGGGCGGCAACACTGTCTGGCACGCTGGCAACGACGGCGCCGGCTCAGACAACGACGCAGGGAAGTTCGCCGGTCAGCTTCCGACCTACTACACTGATATCCCCTCTCGGCTTGGTTACACCCCGGTCCAGCAGGGCGGTGGTGCGGGGCAAGGGACCAACAAAGTCTATGTCGGGTGGTCGGCCTCGGGTCTGAAGGCGCAAGTCGATGTCACAGACTTGGGGAAAATCTGGACTGATTCTCTGGCTGGCGGTGCACCGTCCAGCGGATGGGTAAAGTTCCCGAGTGGCCTGATCCTGCAATCAGGCTCCACCGTCGTATCGACAAACGCTTCTGCTGACGGAAGCATCAGCTTCCCAAGCGCGTTTCCGACGGCATGCACATCGGTCGTGGGCGTCGGCGGTGACACTACCGTTCCGTCGACCGATTTGAAGATCGGCGCTCTTACGACAACCGCATTCAACTTCCGCGCCCCGGGAGCCGCAAGCACGCCCGTCCGCGTCAACTGGATCGCCTGGGGATACTGA
- a CDS encoding IS3 family transposase (programmed frameshift), which produces MTSSNFKMEVLSGPERRRRWSTAEKLAIIQETYEADATVSVVARRHGIQPNQLFAWRKLASQGALTATAAEEEVVPASEYRALQAQVKELQRLLGKKTMEGEILKEALEIANRPKKTDVAFALSSEGLFEMKTVCETLGVARSNIAARATGSPSRARGRPPLPDRELVEDIKAVIADMPTYGYRRVHAILRRNARKQGKSWPNAKRVYRVMKLHHLLLVRHTGAVDDRLHDGQVAVARSNTRWCSDGFEIGCDNKEKVRVAFALDCCDREAIAHIATTEGIKSQDVQDLVITAVENRFGRINMLPQPIEWLTDNGSCFIAKDTKSLLRDIGMEPCSTPVRSPQSNGMAEAFVKTFKRDYVSVNPTPDAETVIAQLPFWFDHYNDLHPHKALGYQSPREFISSQSQT; this is translated from the exons ATGACTAGTAGCAACTTTAAGATGGAAGTCCTTTCGGGTCCGGAACGGCGACGGCGCTGGAGCACGGCGGAGAAGCTGGCCATCATTCAAGAGACCTACGAGGCGGATGCGACGGTGAGCGTCGTTGCCCGGCGGCACGGCATTCAGCCGAACCAGTTGTTCGCATGGCGCAAGCTGGCGTCTCAAGGGGCGCTGACGGCGACGGCCGCCGAGGAGGAGGTCGTTCCGGCTTCCGAATACCGGGCGCTTCAGGCCCAGGTGAAGGAGTTGCAGCGCCTGTTGGGCAAGAAGACGATGGAAGGCGAAATCCTCAAGGAAGCCCTCGAAATCGCCA ACCGGCCCAAAAAAACAGATGTTGCGTTCGCTCTCTCTTCCGAAGGACTTTTTGAAATGAAGACCGTCTGCGAGACTTTGGGTGTCGCCCGGTCGAATATCGCTGCCCGTGCCACAGGTTCCCCTTCCAGAGCCAGAGGGCGCCCGCCACTCCCGGATCGGGAGCTGGTGGAAGATATCAAGGCCGTCATCGCCGACATGCCCACCTACGGCTATCGCCGGGTCCATGCCATCCTACGCAGGAATGCCCGAAAACAGGGCAAGTCATGGCCCAATGCCAAGCGCGTCTACCGGGTCATGAAGCTGCATCATCTACTGCTCGTGCGACATACCGGAGCCGTCGATGATCGTCTTCATGACGGCCAGGTCGCCGTCGCCCGCTCGAACACCAGATGGTGCTCCGATGGCTTCGAGATCGGCTGCGACAACAAGGAGAAGGTCCGAGTGGCCTTCGCTCTCGATTGCTGCGACCGGGAAGCAATCGCCCATATCGCCACCACGGAAGGCATCAAGAGCCAAGATGTGCAGGACCTCGTGATCACGGCTGTCGAGAACCGCTTTGGCCGCATCAACATGTTGCCGCAGCCTATCGAATGGCTCACGGACAACGGCTCCTGCTTCATCGCCAAGGACACCAAATCCTTGCTCCGCGACATCGGCATGGAGCCGTGCTCGACGCCGGTGCGCAGCCCGCAGTCGAACGGGATGGCGGAGGCCTTTGTCAAAACATTCAAGCGCGATTACGTCTCGGTAAACCCAACTCCGGATGCCGAAACCGTCATCGCACAACTGCCCTTCTGGTTCGATCATTACAACGATCTTCACCCGCATAAGGCATTAGGATATCAATCACCCCGCGAGTTCATCAGCTCGCAATCTCAAACCTGA
- a CDS encoding ATP-binding protein yields MGGENVRLSLAKKYLSIGKFPQVNLPDFTLITGLNGSGKTHLLRALESGHVEIEDEGSPYQPGEVRFFDWASIVPQSASTNPTDNIDLIVSDYRAAINNIQNLAIRQPFGEAVERFPKLRDRYGQSAADYFLAGHDELAELLGNEENALEARSLIDADAEPVHWQQLDYLPQEIRRGIHSIAERCGKPFFALSDDELRTLVVTGLPSQSAFQQSFSRLFTLYRDRKFENKMGQLYTKEGLDKDHLTDEQFEELHGMPPWIFVNHALEVAKLPFRIKEPDHLSNKPYVPLLVRTDTGVEQQIETLSSGEKVILSFAFCIYFSSDNRQITNYPKVILLDEVDATLHPSMAKLLLDIIQKTLVESCGVKVIATTHSPSTVALSPESSIFVMQGNGGGLVKRTKSEALNALTDGVPTLALSFEGRRQVFVESDIDAEIYSALYDIMNMRSYGRSLEFVGVGKDKDGGCDRVKSLVSSLVSNGNKSVFGLLDWDGQRVADERIHVMAEAKWHSLENLVFDPLIVAAAVCREFPDQYQSIGLATRTNWRQFATSPPDVLQTCVRAVTSAVFGDLPSAAIGCSYAGGFVLSVDERARSTRGHDWQGLVLGRYPMLLRIANSNQDLKGAALLRRIVMAVVSDCPEFLPAELGSSFEKLLLAPAH; encoded by the coding sequence TTGGGTGGGGAAAACGTGCGCTTATCGTTAGCTAAAAAGTACCTGTCGATCGGCAAATTCCCGCAAGTCAATCTTCCGGATTTTACGTTGATCACGGGCCTCAACGGAAGTGGGAAAACCCACCTTTTGAGGGCGCTTGAGTCGGGGCACGTAGAGATTGAGGATGAAGGCAGTCCATATCAGCCTGGCGAGGTCCGGTTCTTCGATTGGGCATCGATTGTACCGCAATCAGCATCCACCAATCCGACGGACAACATTGATCTGATTGTCAGCGATTATCGAGCAGCAATCAACAATATACAGAATTTGGCGATAAGGCAGCCGTTCGGTGAAGCGGTCGAACGGTTTCCCAAGCTCAGAGATCGGTACGGTCAAAGTGCGGCAGACTACTTCCTTGCCGGACATGATGAGTTGGCCGAGTTGTTGGGGAATGAGGAGAATGCCCTTGAGGCTAGAAGCCTCATCGACGCCGATGCGGAGCCGGTTCACTGGCAGCAGTTGGACTACCTACCGCAAGAAATACGCCGTGGAATTCACTCTATTGCTGAGCGGTGCGGCAAGCCGTTTTTCGCCCTATCTGACGATGAGTTGCGAACGCTCGTAGTTACCGGGCTTCCCAGCCAGAGCGCCTTTCAGCAGTCCTTCTCCCGTCTCTTTACTCTGTACCGGGATCGCAAGTTCGAAAACAAGATGGGACAACTATACACGAAGGAAGGGTTAGACAAAGATCACCTTACAGACGAGCAATTCGAAGAATTGCATGGAATGCCTCCATGGATATTTGTAAATCATGCCCTGGAGGTGGCGAAACTTCCATTCAGAATTAAAGAACCAGACCATCTGAGCAATAAACCGTACGTTCCGCTTCTTGTCAGAACAGACACGGGAGTAGAGCAGCAGATCGAGACATTGAGCTCTGGCGAAAAAGTAATACTGTCATTTGCATTTTGTATTTATTTCTCGAGTGACAATCGACAGATAACTAATTATCCGAAAGTAATTTTGCTGGATGAAGTTGATGCAACATTGCACCCTTCAATGGCGAAATTATTATTGGACATAATCCAGAAAACGTTGGTCGAATCTTGTGGTGTGAAGGTTATAGCAACAACACATTCTCCTTCGACTGTGGCACTTTCTCCTGAAAGCTCGATATTTGTAATGCAGGGCAACGGCGGAGGGCTCGTCAAGCGAACAAAATCGGAAGCGCTAAATGCACTGACAGATGGCGTCCCCACGCTGGCGCTTTCGTTTGAGGGGCGGAGGCAAGTCTTTGTTGAAAGCGACATCGACGCTGAGATCTATAGTGCTCTGTATGACATTATGAACATGCGCAGTTATGGGCGTTCACTTGAGTTCGTCGGGGTAGGCAAGGACAAAGACGGCGGCTGCGATCGGGTAAAATCCTTGGTCAGCAGTTTAGTTTCAAACGGAAACAAGTCCGTTTTCGGGCTGTTGGACTGGGATGGTCAACGAGTTGCAGATGAGCGCATCCACGTGATGGCTGAAGCTAAGTGGCATTCACTCGAGAACTTGGTGTTTGATCCCTTGATCGTAGCGGCCGCTGTCTGCAGAGAATTCCCGGATCAATATCAATCAATAGGGTTAGCCACGCGGACGAACTGGCGGCAGTTTGCGACGTCTCCTCCCGATGTCCTTCAGACATGTGTTCGCGCGGTTACCTCGGCTGTGTTTGGCGATCTGCCAAGTGCTGCTATTGGTTGCTCGTATGCGGGAGGGTTCGTCCTAAGCGTCGATGAGAGGGCGAGATCAACGCGGGGCCACGATTGGCAAGGATTGGTGCTGGGTAGATATCCGATGCTGCTGCGCATCGCCAATTCGAACCAGGACCTAAAGGGCGCAGCTCTTCTCAGGCGCATAGTGATGGCGGTCGTAAGCGACTGCCCTGAGTTCCTTCCGGCCGAACTCGGATCTTCATTTGAGAAGCTTCTGTTGGCGCCCGCCCACTGA
- a CDS encoding ECs_2282 family putative zinc-binding protein, translating to MAEDTIDVTFTCSKCGPTKIELPDDYTDDDHAKCKSCGADFGPYGDIKKRAMKHAKAEVDKMLKGAFKGLKGWKVK from the coding sequence ATGGCAGAAGACACTATAGACGTCACCTTCACCTGCTCGAAATGCGGTCCCACAAAGATCGAATTGCCAGATGACTACACCGACGACGACCATGCCAAATGCAAATCATGCGGTGCAGACTTCGGACCTTATGGCGACATCAAGAAGCGCGCTATGAAGCACGCGAAGGCTGAAGTGGATAAAATGCTTAAGGGCGCGTTCAAGGGTCTCAAAGGCTGGAAGGTTAAGTGA
- a CDS encoding helix-turn-helix transcriptional regulator, with protein sequence MTRKPTPILIPMKEICALTSLSRTMVNRLRVAGRFPDAVELGERRVAFVRSEVLAWIDERIAGRAKNRT encoded by the coding sequence ATGACCCGGAAACCAACCCCCATCCTGATTCCGATGAAAGAGATCTGCGCGCTGACCAGTCTCTCGCGCACGATGGTCAACCGCCTCCGCGTGGCCGGCCGATTTCCAGATGCGGTCGAACTCGGCGAACGCCGCGTGGCATTCGTGCGCTCAGAGGTGCTGGCATGGATTGACGAGCGGATTGCGGGGCGAGCCAAAAATCGCACCTGA
- a CDS encoding Ppx/GppA phosphatase family protein, whose product MKDPDHGEKPSESGASAAGRSDGSKLGPRNGKGKRKRRKSSASPSAIASQSGAAGTAGRPAGDNEAEPARKRKRRRRSKSAKQQAAVASARQDDREQFVEPSLGERKGHKRSKKARHRRGLQGRPLTSGERQPTQQRAGDGNGSTRSGSSASNAQAGAQHRPGQRAEQPRAPYVAAGEPPAPLYAALDLGTNNCRLLIAQPTRPGQFRVVDAFSRIVRLGEGLGASGRLSDEAMERAVEALKICASKLGARTIRRSRLIATEAARAAENGETFLERVARETGLDLEIINRETEARLAVSGCSSLVDRETRSVVLFDIGGGSSEIAVIRIGDSRSNRLANHITHWTSLPVGVVTLSERHGGQHVTPASFEAMVQEVEGMLARFDSPPVEALANGASGSGFHLIGTSGTVTTLAGVHLDLPRYDRRRVDGLWLTDDEVSAMQARLLSWDFNARAANPCIGPDRADLVLAGCAILEAIRRRWPSTRMRVADRGLREGLLTDMMADDGAWRRSRPRRHQRGSNASGSHEGNKP is encoded by the coding sequence GTGAAAGACCCCGATCACGGCGAAAAGCCGTCTGAATCCGGGGCGTCGGCAGCAGGCCGCAGTGATGGATCGAAGCTCGGTCCGCGCAACGGCAAGGGCAAGCGGAAACGACGCAAGTCGTCTGCTTCGCCGTCTGCAATTGCCAGCCAGTCCGGCGCTGCCGGTACGGCAGGGCGTCCCGCAGGAGACAACGAGGCGGAACCGGCGCGCAAGCGCAAGCGGCGTCGTCGTTCGAAATCAGCAAAACAACAGGCCGCAGTTGCGTCCGCTCGGCAGGACGACCGCGAGCAGTTCGTTGAGCCCTCGCTCGGCGAGCGCAAGGGCCACAAGCGCAGCAAGAAGGCACGGCATCGCCGTGGGCTTCAGGGCCGGCCGCTGACGAGCGGCGAGCGCCAGCCGACGCAGCAAAGGGCTGGCGATGGCAATGGTAGCACGCGATCGGGATCTTCCGCCTCCAATGCACAGGCGGGTGCGCAGCATCGGCCAGGCCAGCGCGCCGAGCAGCCGCGTGCGCCCTATGTTGCAGCCGGCGAGCCGCCGGCGCCGCTCTATGCGGCGCTCGACCTCGGCACCAACAATTGCCGACTGCTGATTGCGCAGCCGACGCGGCCCGGCCAGTTCCGGGTGGTCGACGCCTTTTCGCGCATCGTTCGCCTGGGCGAAGGGCTGGGCGCCAGCGGCCGGTTGTCGGACGAGGCGATGGAGCGCGCGGTCGAAGCGTTGAAGATCTGCGCGTCGAAGCTCGGCGCCCGTACGATCCGCCGCAGTCGCCTGATCGCGACTGAAGCCGCGCGCGCTGCTGAAAACGGGGAAACCTTCCTTGAGCGGGTGGCGCGGGAAACCGGCCTTGATCTCGAGATCATCAACCGCGAGACGGAGGCACGGCTTGCCGTTTCCGGCTGCTCGTCGCTGGTAGACCGCGAGACGCGCTCGGTCGTTCTGTTCGATATCGGTGGCGGCTCGTCCGAGATCGCTGTGATCCGGATTGGCGATTCCCGGTCGAACCGGCTTGCCAATCACATCACCCACTGGACCTCGCTGCCGGTCGGCGTCGTCACGCTTTCGGAGCGCCATGGCGGCCAGCATGTGACGCCGGCAAGCTTCGAGGCGATGGTGCAGGAAGTGGAGGGCATGCTCGCCCGCTTCGACAGCCCACCGGTCGAGGCGCTGGCAAATGGCGCGTCCGGCAGCGGCTTCCACCTGATCGGCACCTCCGGCACGGTGACGACGCTCGCCGGCGTGCATCTCGACCTGCCGCGCTATGATCGCCGCCGTGTCGATGGGCTGTGGCTCACCGACGACGAGGTTTCTGCCATGCAGGCGCGCCTGCTCTCCTGGGATTTCAATGCGCGCGCCGCCAATCCCTGCATCGGCCCGGATCGCGCCGACCTGGTGCTGGCGGGCTGCGCGATCCTCGAGGCAATCCGCCGCCGCTGGCCGTCGACGCGCATGCGCGTTGCCGATCGCGGCCTGCGCGAGGGCCTGCTCACCGATATGATGGCGGACGACGGCGCCTGGCGCCGGTCGCGGCCGCGCCGCCACCAGCGCGGTTCCAATGCCTCCGGCAGCCACGAAGGAAACAAGCCATGA